From Phenylobacterium immobile (ATCC 35973), a single genomic window includes:
- a CDS encoding antitoxin Xre/MbcA/ParS toxin-binding domain-containing protein produces the protein MSKVQLAETAGLARQVFQKSSRRDGPKAQSRIREMLEIINLVQGWAGGAAQAMAWYRAEPIPAFGGRTAEALVKSGNATAVRDYVDHLATGGYA, from the coding sequence ATGTCTAAGGTGCAGCTCGCAGAGACAGCCGGCCTGGCCCGACAAGTCTTCCAAAAGTCCAGCCGCCGTGACGGACCCAAGGCGCAAAGCCGAATCCGCGAGATGCTGGAGATCATCAACCTCGTCCAGGGCTGGGCGGGCGGCGCGGCGCAGGCGATGGCCTGGTATCGAGCCGAACCCATCCCGGCGTTCGGGGGCCGCACGGCCGAGGCCCTGGTCAAGTCGGGGAATGCCACGGCTGTTCGGGACTATGTCGATCACCTGGCGACCGGCGGATACGCTTGA
- a CDS encoding RES family NAD+ phosphorylase → MRFNGECFRAHDPNWAWSALSGAGAALKGWRFNWPGLETLYLSLSFNTVFREVSGGFAHRLTPYVLCSYGVDCEDVADLRTDADRAALGVELSDLACAWGDALIGGREPESWAVVKRLIADGHAGALVPSFASGATVDDQNLVLWRWGPDLPHKVMVYDPTGKLPKNQLSWT, encoded by the coding sequence TTGAGGTTCAACGGCGAGTGCTTCCGGGCCCATGATCCCAACTGGGCTTGGAGCGCGCTGTCGGGCGCGGGGGCTGCGCTAAAGGGTTGGCGGTTCAACTGGCCGGGCCTGGAGACGCTCTATCTCTCACTGAGCTTCAACACCGTGTTCCGCGAAGTATCGGGCGGCTTCGCGCATCGCCTGACACCCTATGTGCTATGCAGCTACGGCGTGGACTGCGAGGATGTCGCCGATCTGCGGACCGACGCGGATCGAGCGGCGCTGGGCGTCGAGCTGAGCGATCTGGCTTGTGCGTGGGGCGACGCGCTCATCGGCGGGCGGGAACCGGAATCGTGGGCCGTGGTCAAGCGATTGATTGCAGACGGCCACGCCGGGGCTCTGGTCCCGAGCTTCGCCAGCGGCGCGACGGTGGATGACCAGAACCTTGTGCTGTGGCGGTGGGGACCTGATCTTCCACACAAGGTCATGGTGTATGATCCGACCGGGAAGCTCCCAAAGAACCAGCTATCTTGGACTTGA
- a CDS encoding OsmC family protein yields MLEYRISAHRQDRHGSLAACKAAEITLDTDVNGRADAFNPAELFLASIAACMIKGIERVTPMLQFDLRGVDVRLHGVRQDAPPMMISIDYEITVDTDESDQRLELLHTNVRKYGTISNTVARATKLEGVIKRKG; encoded by the coding sequence ATGCTTGAGTACCGAATTTCCGCGCACAGGCAGGACCGGCATGGAAGCCTCGCCGCGTGCAAGGCGGCCGAGATCACCCTGGATACGGACGTGAATGGCCGAGCCGACGCCTTCAATCCCGCCGAGCTGTTCTTGGCCTCTATCGCGGCCTGCATGATCAAGGGCATCGAGCGGGTGACGCCGATGCTGCAGTTCGACTTGCGCGGAGTTGACGTCCGGCTGCACGGCGTGCGCCAGGACGCGCCCCCGATGATGATCTCGATCGATTACGAGATCACGGTCGACACCGATGAAAGCGATCAGCGCCTGGAGTTGCTGCACACCAACGTCCGCAAGTACGGCACGATCTCCAACACCGTAGCCCGGGCGACGAAGCTCGAGGGTGTCATCAAACGAAAGGGCTGA
- a CDS encoding c-type cytochrome, whose product MMTTTIGLAAVLSALGALAMSGMAMAQDVSAGRAVAQRYCATCHHIADGESPLGDAPPFASLKDRYGAGGLAELLEKGMIKDRPHPLQAGKRLVHPRMPAFPLREDEVVALANYLRTFETVP is encoded by the coding sequence ATGATGACAACAACTATAGGGCTGGCCGCTGTCCTTTCGGCGCTAGGCGCCCTGGCGATGAGCGGGATGGCGATGGCCCAGGACGTCTCTGCCGGCCGCGCCGTCGCCCAACGCTATTGCGCGACCTGTCACCACATCGCCGACGGCGAAAGTCCCCTGGGGGACGCGCCGCCCTTTGCGAGCCTCAAAGATCGTTATGGCGCAGGAGGGCTCGCCGAGCTCCTGGAGAAGGGGATGATCAAGGATCGACCCCATCCGCTGCAGGCGGGCAAGCGCCTGGTTCACCCGCGCATGCCCGCCTTCCCCCTCAGGGAGGATGAGGTGGTGGCGCTCGCTAACTACCTTCGGACCTTCGAGACGGTCCCTTAG
- a CDS encoding universal stress protein, which yields MYQHILISTDGSEVAQKGVDHGLTIAKALGAQVTIVTATESLPAYGFDAGFDAMTYADYGADQKEAAEKVLASAKEAADRLGVPVETVLLEDAVPAEAIIDTAKARNCSLIAMASHGRRGLGRLLLGSVTSEVLARSPVPVLVVR from the coding sequence ATGTATCAGCATATTCTTATCTCCACCGATGGTTCGGAGGTCGCCCAGAAAGGCGTCGATCACGGGCTCACAATCGCCAAGGCGCTCGGCGCACAGGTGACCATTGTCACCGCGACTGAGTCGCTTCCGGCTTACGGCTTCGATGCCGGTTTCGACGCCATGACCTATGCCGACTACGGCGCCGACCAGAAGGAAGCGGCTGAAAAAGTGCTCGCCAGCGCAAAGGAGGCCGCGGATCGCCTCGGAGTTCCGGTCGAAACGGTCCTCCTTGAGGATGCCGTTCCCGCTGAAGCGATCATCGATACCGCCAAGGCGCGCAACTGCAGCCTGATCGCCATGGCCTCGCACGGCCGGCGCGGGCTCGGGCGTTTGCTTCTCGGCAGCGTCACCTCCGAAGTTCTCGCGCGCAGTCCCGTTCCAGTGCTCGTCGTTCGCTGA